One genomic segment of Nonomuraea coxensis DSM 45129 includes these proteins:
- a CDS encoding SGNH/GDSL hydrolase family protein has protein sequence MSRRVLAMLAAVALLSAVSPPAQAAAQNDVYVALGDSAAAGPLIPNQVLPELGCWRSDRNYAHLTAQAIGARTLRDVTCSGAKTTHMYQSQNTDLGSVAPQLDAVTSDTTLVTVQIGANDVGLTGFIEDCLNLLPPPVGDACNDDYIVNGQDSWRVKTDALRPRLTQLAADIRARAPQARVFVVGYATYAPPNGCYPRVPIIKADANYIRATLQYFNQMLAEQAAAAGVGFIDLQTPSVGHDPCTAPGTRWIEPYVPASPATPFHPNALGMRGFAAVVTAAVSGA, from the coding sequence CGCCATGCTCGCCGCCGTCGCCCTGCTGTCAGCCGTCTCCCCGCCCGCCCAGGCCGCCGCGCAGAACGACGTCTACGTGGCGCTCGGCGACTCGGCCGCGGCGGGCCCGCTCATCCCCAACCAGGTGCTGCCCGAACTCGGCTGCTGGCGCTCCGACCGCAACTACGCGCACCTGACCGCCCAGGCCATCGGCGCCCGCACGCTGCGCGACGTCACCTGCTCCGGCGCCAAGACCACGCACATGTACCAGTCGCAGAACACCGACCTCGGCTCGGTGGCGCCGCAGCTCGACGCCGTCACCTCCGACACCACGCTGGTCACCGTGCAGATCGGCGCCAACGACGTCGGCCTGACCGGCTTCATCGAGGACTGCCTCAACCTGCTGCCGCCGCCCGTCGGCGACGCCTGCAACGACGACTACATCGTCAACGGCCAGGACAGCTGGCGGGTCAAGACCGACGCGCTGCGGCCCCGGCTGACCCAGCTCGCCGCCGACATCCGCGCCCGCGCCCCGCAGGCCCGCGTCTTCGTCGTCGGCTACGCGACGTACGCGCCGCCCAACGGCTGCTACCCGCGCGTCCCCATCATCAAGGCCGACGCCAACTACATCCGCGCCACCCTGCAGTACTTCAACCAGATGCTCGCCGAGCAGGCCGCCGCGGCCGGCGTCGGCTTCATCGACCTGCAGACCCCGAGCGTCGGCCACGACCCGTGCACCGCGCCGGGGACGCGCTGGATCGAGCCGTACGTGCCGGCCTCGCCCGCGACCCCCTTCCACCCGAACGCGCTCGGCATGCGGGGCTTCGCCGCCGTCGTGACCGCCGCCGTCTCGGGCGCCTGA
- a CDS encoding esterase-like activity of phytase family protein — translation MVQKRRTMAVAVILVVVVVAAFSAQPVSAAGRRDPVRITRLLGERSLPHMTRLDGTTVGGLSGIDHDPRTGVWYFVSGDRWRYNPARFYTGRLQIDRDTGEFRGVRLTGVTTLTRADGTPYPGYGKRESADPESIRFDRWNGRLLWGDEGDRPDDRNPRIPLSQPAVRGMDRQGRHLGAFPLPRVLRLTRAERGPRRNFGFEGLAVTPRVVTAVTEGPRYEDGALPTAGRGAPVRVTVWSRDGRLRGQYAYPLGALPAAPVPPTGDADSGVSEILAVDDLRYLALERSWMQGVGYRARLYEFDLRGATDVLGRRSLADGRPYRPVTKRLVLDLSAAASQADTQVQNYESLAWGPRLASGECTLVVGSDDNFSQEEVTRFLAFGATGCR, via the coding sequence ATGGTGCAGAAGCGCCGAACAATGGCGGTCGCCGTCATTCTGGTGGTGGTGGTGGTGGCGGCGTTCTCGGCGCAGCCGGTGTCGGCGGCCGGGCGGCGCGACCCGGTGCGGATCACCCGCCTCCTCGGCGAGCGGAGCCTGCCGCACATGACCCGCCTGGACGGCACGACCGTCGGCGGCCTGTCCGGCATCGACCACGACCCCCGCACCGGCGTCTGGTACTTCGTCTCCGGCGACCGCTGGCGTTACAACCCGGCCCGCTTCTACACCGGCCGCCTGCAGATCGACCGCGACACCGGCGAGTTCCGCGGCGTACGGCTGACCGGCGTCACCACGCTGACCCGCGCCGACGGCACGCCCTACCCCGGCTACGGCAAGCGCGAGTCCGCCGACCCCGAGTCGATCAGGTTCGACCGCTGGAACGGCCGGCTGCTGTGGGGCGACGAGGGCGACCGGCCCGACGACCGCAACCCCCGCATCCCGCTCTCCCAGCCCGCCGTCCGCGGCATGGACCGGCAGGGCCGTCACCTCGGGGCGTTCCCGCTGCCGCGCGTCCTGCGGCTGACCCGCGCGGAGCGCGGCCCGCGGCGCAACTTCGGCTTCGAGGGCCTGGCCGTCACGCCGCGCGTGGTCACCGCCGTCACCGAGGGCCCCCGCTACGAGGACGGCGCGCTGCCCACCGCCGGGCGCGGCGCGCCCGTCCGGGTGACCGTGTGGAGCCGCGACGGCAGGCTGCGCGGCCAGTACGCCTACCCGCTCGGCGCGCTGCCCGCCGCGCCCGTCCCGCCGACCGGCGACGCCGACAGCGGCGTGTCGGAGATCCTGGCCGTGGACGACCTCCGCTACCTCGCGCTCGAACGGTCCTGGATGCAGGGCGTCGGCTACCGCGCCCGGCTGTACGAGTTCGACCTGCGCGGCGCCACCGACGTCCTCGGCCGGCGCTCCCTGGCCGACGGGCGGCCGTACCGGCCGGTGACCAAGCGTCTCGTCCTCGACCTGAGCGCGGCGGCCTCACAGGCGGACACCCAGGTCCAGAACTACGAGAGCCTGGCCTGGGGTCCGCGGCTGGCGAGCGGCGAGTGCACGCTCGTCGTCGGCTCCGACGACAACTTCAGCCAGGAGGAGGTCACCCGGTTCCTGGCGTTCGGGGCCACGGGCTGCCGCTGA